A genomic stretch from Sphingobacterium sp. ML3W includes:
- a CDS encoding ABC transporter permease — protein MFKNHIKIAWRNLWKSKSYSIINIIGLSIGMTAVLIIGIWVQNQLQFDNFYSDKENIYKVLNKNRNEEGKISLQEYTSGQASPALIADYPEVERAARIYWSISRLISFDDKKIKSKGNEVDPAFIQLFDFKLLKGNNSKALGETRNIILTESLAKSIFGDKDPINKTIILDNKEPYKVSAVMQDLPGNTNFDFTYLIPLVKADDYSPNWNTIAFTTYVQLKKGTNIDAFNNKLIDIIKKKTNSELGGSLFMYPMSKMHLYSKFEQGVPVGGKIDQVKLVAGIGLLILLIACINFINLSTARSQKRAKEVAIRKVVGAKRFNLIAQFLTESLLLAMISGVLATTLAVLTLPLFNKIFDKPLVLSLSDPTIWLSLIGFVFLTGILAGLYPAFVLSAFKPIKSLKIFGSSKKITLNFRELLVIFQFGIAIILMIATIVVRRQIEYAGQRDVGYNNSQLIEMGMEGDMGKNYDAIKSELINSGIATAVTRSGSSITSNAGSAWGGFSWDGSTPEQGKKMGFNLGRTESDLVKTLGLKLIAGRDIDYARLPADSSAVLLNEAAIKEMNLKNPIGTYFKWGNTTHIIVGVINDYISGSPYSPVTPLLITSTKKSLYNLIIRTNPASPVQDQLTRIEQILKKFNPAYPFEYQFVDQKFATKFKDQQQTAQLAFIFSGLAIFISCLGLFGLASYIAELRTKEIGIRKVLGASVSGITAMLSKDFVKLVIISILIASPIAWWAMNKWLQDFSYRIEIQWWIFALAGLAALVVAFVTVSSQAIRAANHNPVKTLRDE, from the coding sequence ATGTTTAAAAACCATATCAAAATAGCTTGGCGGAATCTTTGGAAAAGTAAGAGCTATTCTATTATTAATATCATTGGACTTTCCATCGGTATGACTGCTGTATTGATTATCGGCATATGGGTGCAAAATCAGTTGCAGTTTGACAATTTTTATAGCGATAAAGAAAACATCTACAAGGTTTTGAACAAAAATCGTAATGAAGAGGGCAAAATCAGCTTACAAGAATACACCTCAGGACAAGCTTCCCCGGCATTAATTGCCGATTATCCCGAAGTTGAGCGTGCAGCACGTATCTATTGGAGCATTAGTAGGCTAATTTCTTTTGATGACAAAAAGATCAAGTCTAAAGGCAACGAAGTCGATCCGGCCTTTATTCAGCTATTTGATTTTAAACTTTTAAAAGGCAATAACAGTAAGGCTCTTGGGGAGACAAGAAATATTATCCTGACCGAAAGTCTTGCCAAAAGTATCTTCGGTGATAAGGATCCTATAAATAAGACGATTATATTGGACAACAAGGAGCCTTACAAAGTCTCCGCTGTCATGCAGGATCTTCCAGGCAATACAAATTTTGATTTCACCTACCTCATTCCGCTTGTCAAAGCCGACGATTATTCGCCCAACTGGAATACGATTGCTTTCACGACCTATGTTCAACTAAAAAAAGGAACCAATATAGATGCTTTTAATAATAAGCTCATCGATATTATCAAGAAAAAGACCAATAGTGAATTGGGAGGATCCTTATTTATGTATCCAATGTCCAAAATGCATCTGTATTCAAAATTTGAACAAGGTGTTCCAGTTGGCGGAAAAATTGATCAGGTTAAACTTGTTGCGGGTATTGGTTTATTAATTTTATTGATTGCCTGTATCAATTTTATCAATCTCAGTACGGCGCGCAGCCAAAAACGGGCAAAAGAGGTCGCTATACGAAAAGTTGTTGGTGCAAAGCGTTTCAACCTTATCGCACAATTTCTGACAGAATCCTTATTATTGGCGATGATTTCTGGGGTACTTGCGACTACATTGGCAGTACTGACACTTCCGCTATTCAATAAGATATTTGATAAACCTTTGGTACTTTCATTGTCAGATCCAACAATCTGGCTCTCGTTGATCGGGTTTGTTTTTCTAACAGGCATCCTGGCGGGATTATATCCTGCATTTGTACTATCGGCTTTCAAACCGATAAAATCATTGAAAATATTTGGCTCATCAAAAAAGATCACCTTGAACTTTCGTGAATTATTAGTCATTTTTCAATTTGGTATTGCCATCATACTTATGATAGCCACGATTGTCGTCCGGAGACAAATTGAATATGCGGGACAACGTGATGTTGGCTATAACAATTCCCAACTAATAGAGATGGGCATGGAAGGCGATATGGGGAAAAACTATGACGCAATTAAATCAGAACTGATCAACAGTGGAATTGCTACTGCCGTCACACGTTCAGGGTCGTCAATAACCAGTAATGCCGGTAGCGCATGGGGTGGTTTTTCCTGGGATGGTTCAACGCCGGAACAAGGAAAAAAAATGGGCTTTAACTTGGGGAGAACAGAAAGTGACCTCGTCAAAACACTTGGATTAAAACTCATTGCCGGTCGGGATATCGACTACGCCAGGCTACCTGCGGATAGTTCGGCAGTACTGTTGAATGAGGCAGCCATCAAAGAAATGAATTTGAAAAATCCAATAGGAACGTACTTCAAATGGGGAAATACCACCCATATCATTGTAGGGGTTATCAATGATTACATCAGTGGTTCGCCCTACAGTCCGGTAACACCTTTGCTCATCACTTCAACAAAGAAATCCCTGTACAATTTAATTATCCGAACAAATCCAGCTTCTCCTGTGCAGGATCAGCTCACACGGATCGAACAGATTCTAAAAAAATTCAATCCCGCATATCCATTCGAGTATCAGTTTGTCGACCAGAAATTTGCCACTAAATTCAAAGACCAACAACAAACAGCCCAGCTCGCTTTCATCTTTTCGGGGCTAGCGATCTTTATTTCCTGTCTGGGTTTATTTGGACTAGCATCATATATCGCCGAGCTGAGGACCAAAGAAATTGGTATTCGTAAAGTACTGGGCGCCTCAGTAAGCGGAATTACGGCGATGCTATCCAAAGATTTTGTCAAGCTTGTTATTATTTCTATTCTAATTGCTTCACCTATTGCATGGTGGGCAATGAATAAATGGCTGCAGGATTTCTCTTATCGAATCGAAATACAGTGGTGGATTTTTGCATTAGCAGGCTTAGCAGCCTTGGTTGTCGCCTTCGTGACGGTAAGTTCGCAAGCAATCAGGGCGGCAAATCACAATCCAGTGAAAACATTAAGGGACGAATAA
- a CDS encoding ABC transporter permease encodes MIKTYIKIAWRNLLKNKAFSAINIIGLAIGMAGALLIALWLQNMLGTDRFHEKSDRLYIISNRDTYQGELQAWTNTPKIMGPTLKSDFPEIESFTRIEQDNKFLTSFGDKNLVSSATFADPGFFNMFSYPLLKGDKTNPLKDANSVVITEKYAKALFGDTDPIGKTIKIESTYLVTVQAIVKDPSSYSSIQFDYLLSWDLAKKMGYVDENWSNNSTYTYVLLREGTTLENFNAKIRLFSQNHINVGDNEIKSTNEIFAFPYKDTYLYNKSENGAYTAGRIQLVHLFTWIGVFILLVACINFMNLSTARSERRAKEVGVRKVVGAQRKSLILQFIIESILVSIGAMILALVAIVLVLPAFNDLVEKNLTISILSGNTWLFLIGFTLLTGVLAGSYPAFFLSSFKPLKTLKGKLNTYNKGISVRSILVVVQFSLAIILVIATIIVSQQIQHTKDRDRGYNDNGLAATRFTGKLNSGKIYQTLRNELLASNAVLSVTKNMSPVTDRYSNGWGFSWQGSTESDKKISFNRFSTDADAVKTLGFKLVAGRDINIYQYPTDSNAMLLTETAVKQMRLQHPVGQTINGDGQDWVVVGVIKDFITESPFEASYPMVVFGPKSWFTNIHYRLNPNNSTAVNLKTIEAIFKKFNPEYPFDYKFIDENFEAKFKETQSIGTISMLFSGLTIFISCLGLLALIAYMAETRMKEIAVRKVLGASLTQVTSLLSVDFIKLVIIAILIASPIAWWIMDKWLQDYSYRIQIQWYYFVIAGLMAILISMATISYQAIKAALSNPVNSLRNE; translated from the coding sequence ATGATCAAGACATACATCAAAATCGCGTGGCGGAATTTACTGAAGAATAAAGCTTTTTCGGCAATTAATATCATTGGGTTAGCCATCGGTATGGCTGGGGCCTTACTTATTGCCCTATGGTTGCAGAATATGTTGGGTACAGACCGTTTTCACGAAAAAAGTGATCGGCTTTATATTATCAGTAACCGCGATACCTATCAAGGCGAATTACAGGCCTGGACAAATACGCCTAAGATCATGGGGCCAACACTGAAAAGTGATTTCCCCGAAATTGAAAGCTTTACGCGTATCGAGCAGGATAATAAATTTCTAACAAGCTTCGGTGATAAAAATCTTGTTTCCAGTGCCACTTTTGCCGATCCCGGTTTCTTCAATATGTTTAGCTATCCATTGCTTAAAGGAGATAAAACCAATCCGCTTAAAGATGCAAACTCGGTTGTCATTACGGAAAAATATGCAAAGGCTCTTTTTGGTGATACGGATCCAATAGGAAAAACCATCAAAATAGAATCAACGTATTTAGTGACCGTCCAGGCGATCGTAAAAGATCCTTCCAGCTACAGCAGTATACAATTTGATTATCTGCTATCGTGGGATTTGGCCAAGAAAATGGGCTATGTAGATGAAAATTGGTCAAACAATTCAACCTATACTTACGTGCTGTTACGGGAAGGGACAACATTGGAAAACTTCAATGCTAAAATTAGACTTTTCAGCCAGAACCATATCAATGTAGGAGATAATGAAATCAAATCGACAAACGAAATCTTTGCATTTCCATACAAAGACACTTATCTCTACAACAAAAGTGAAAATGGCGCTTATACTGCCGGACGGATCCAGTTAGTTCATTTATTTACCTGGATCGGTGTCTTTATTTTGCTTGTTGCCTGTATTAATTTTATGAATCTCAGTACAGCCCGCTCCGAGAGAAGAGCCAAAGAGGTCGGCGTACGTAAAGTAGTCGGTGCACAAAGAAAAAGTCTTATTCTACAATTTATTATCGAGAGTATACTGGTCAGTATTGGTGCAATGATACTCGCTCTCGTAGCCATCGTATTAGTTCTCCCTGCCTTCAATGATCTGGTTGAAAAAAATCTTACCATCTCCATCTTGTCCGGTAATACATGGTTGTTCTTAATTGGCTTCACGTTGTTGACTGGAGTATTGGCGGGAAGCTACCCTGCATTTTTTCTCTCCTCTTTTAAGCCGTTAAAAACATTAAAAGGAAAATTGAATACATACAACAAAGGAATCAGTGTACGCTCTATCCTGGTTGTCGTCCAATTCAGTCTCGCTATTATCTTGGTTATAGCGACTATCATCGTTTCGCAACAAATCCAGCATACCAAGGATCGCGATCGTGGTTATAATGACAATGGGCTTGCTGCGACCCGATTTACGGGCAAACTTAACAGCGGAAAGATCTACCAGACTCTTCGAAATGAATTGTTGGCCAGCAATGCCGTGCTCTCGGTGACAAAAAATATGTCCCCGGTCACAGATCGTTACAGCAATGGCTGGGGTTTCTCCTGGCAGGGCAGTACAGAGAGCGATAAAAAAATCTCCTTCAACCGTTTCAGTACCGATGCCGATGCCGTGAAAACGCTGGGATTTAAACTTGTTGCTGGACGAGATATAAATATTTATCAATATCCGACAGACAGTAATGCCATGTTACTGACCGAAACAGCGGTCAAGCAGATGCGCTTGCAGCATCCGGTTGGGCAAACGATAAACGGTGATGGTCAGGACTGGGTCGTCGTTGGGGTAATCAAAGATTTTATTACGGAATCTCCCTTTGAAGCAAGTTATCCAATGGTCGTCTTTGGGCCTAAATCCTGGTTTACAAATATCCACTATCGTTTAAATCCAAACAACAGTACTGCAGTCAATTTAAAAACTATCGAAGCAATCTTTAAAAAGTTCAATCCAGAGTATCCATTTGACTACAAATTTATAGACGAAAATTTTGAAGCTAAATTCAAAGAAACACAATCTATTGGGACGATTTCAATGCTATTTTCAGGGTTGACCATCTTTATTTCCTGTCTTGGTCTACTCGCCTTGATCGCATATATGGCTGAGACACGTATGAAAGAAATCGCGGTTCGCAAAGTCCTCGGGGCAAGTTTGACACAGGTAACTTCATTGCTATCGGTAGACTTTATTAAATTAGTGATCATTGCTATTCTGATAGCCTCACCAATCGCTTGGTGGATAATGGACAAATGGTTGCAGGATTACAGTTACCGTATCCAGATTCAATGGTATTATTTTGTTATTGCGGGACTAATGGCGATATTAATCAGTATGGCAACCATAAGTTATCAAGCCATTAAGGCCGCACTTAGCAATCCGGTGAATAGTCTGAGAAATGAGTAA